The Vreelandella piezotolerans genomic interval CGCTGTCGCGCTAGAGGCAATACCTGAGTTCACCACGTGGCCCGCTGTGAGGCTGACGCCGATGATGGTGATGATGAGTAGCCCAAAGCTAATGCCATATCTTGGCTGCTGTTTGAGTAGCTGTACGGACCATACCGCTCCTAACAGCCATGGCAAGTAGAACAGCACCCCGCCCATCACGCCAAAGGTAATGAATACATCGACCACATCTATCTCTACGAGCGAGCCACGAACGGCCAAGAGATGGTCGACGCCCACGCCGAACAGCACATCCCAGAATCCAAATGGCACGACGATCAATTCGATGGCCTCACCCAAGAACGAGAGCCGCCCACTCAATAACGCCCCCCAAAAGCCGCCGTGTAGCGTGTAGAGGAAAAGCATTCGATCCCAAAGCCCTGTCGACTGTATGAAGGGGTACCCGAACACCACGACGGCTGCTCCGCCCACTAACGCGATTAGGTACACCGTGGGGAGACGACTTACTTTAAAGTAACCGTTGTGTATCAATGCAAATACGAACACCAGACAGATGCCCAGCATGGCGACCTTGGTGGCTTTCATTAGAAAAAACAGCAGGAATACGCTAAACACGAACGCAAGACACGCAGCACCCCGCGTTTCGGCCAAGCGAAAGAGCACGATACTGGCCGATGCGAGCATCAAATAGCTCATTTCATTGCCTGCGATGATGAAGCCTTTACCGCCAATACCCCCCGCGTATTGAGACTCTCCGACCCCCAGTACGCCCAGCGTGACGTTCACCGACATGACGAAGAAGTACAGGAACATCAAGCCTGCCAGTTTTTTCAGGCTCCAAAAACTGGTGGCTTGTTTTGCCTCGCCCATCAAATAAAACAGGAGCACTAACGTCAGCAGTCCCCTGACGGCCCAGGTAATGCTTTCGACGGCCTGCCCGTAGCTTACCGACTGATAGAACACACATAGGGCCATCAGCGCGGCACAAATCAGCGCGTATAAAAACTGCTTTACGTGGTAGATCATTAGCACGCCCAATAGCGCCACGAACCCTAGCGTTTTATAGGGGGCAGAAATACTCGGCCATGCCATGTCCTGATAGTAGAGATAGCCGTTTAGCGTATCGACGACGGGCCATACCATGAGAAAACACAGCAGCAGCAAGTCGACACACCGTTTTAGTTTCATATCCATCACTGGCTCCGGCGGGCAATGAGTGCGTTAACGCCCTCTCATTACTGGGCACGCCGATAAGCAGCCGCCACTTGTTTGACGAATACGCTAAATACGGCGGCTAAAGGAGCCAATAGCAGTGCCACCAATACACCGAACGCTAAAATAAAGGAGCTACCTATACCCACCGGTTCGAGGCTTTGTACGGCAAGCTGGGTGGCGTCGCCAGGGTTGATACTCTCGATACGACGTTCGAGCTGCAGCATTTTCTCGAAAAACGAGGCTTCCAATTCGCGGGCGTTGTCGCTGTTGGACGCTTGCGCTGCCTCAAGCGCCTGGGAGTACGCCTCCTGCTGTGCATTCAGCCCTGCCGTCAATCGCTCCACTAGCTGCTCTTGGTCTTGCTGGATAGACGTGACTATCCCCTCGTGGAACCGCTCGATCATTGGCTGATGCACCGCCTGGGATTCGCTCATGATACGCAGCAGCAGCGTATTTCTCGGATTCGTCACGTCGATGTCGAACGGTATTCCTTCCACACTTTCGTCTTCCAATAGCTGCCTGCGCTGCTGTTCGATGAAGACGTTTTCAAGTTTTGCGATGACCTCTTCTGGCGTTTCGAGACCTTCCCTTTCGCCCTCCAGGGTTTCATAGGAGGCCACCGCGTACATGGTGGCAAAGCCATATTTGACGGGTTTCAGCCAAAGCGCCGCCAGCGTCAGCAGCATGACACACGTGACGCAGGCCAGCATGACCTTCCACTGTTTTAGTAGAAGCGTAACAAAGCTAACCAGCGTCATATCCTCTGGTATTTGCTTCTGGCTTTTTCTAGTTTCCATTCCATAGTTTTCTTTCATTATAGCCCTCCATTTACCGCCATGCGGTTATGTCCCTGGCTGCATTCAACCCCTCTCCCTAATTAAATGTATTTATTTTGCTATTATTATTTATCGCCCAACGCCGTAGTACGTAATTCCTTTTTTCACCATGCGCTTCGGGTCGAACAAGTTACGACCGTCAACAATCACCGGTTGAGACAGCGTTGCTTTGATTAAATTAAAATCTGGCGCTTTAAAAGATTGCCAGTCTGTGACGATCACTAAGGCGTCGGCGCCTTTCAGTGCACCTTCTTTCGTGCCACATAAGGTCAGGTCATCACGGTGGCCATAAATTCGCTGGGCTTCTTCCATTGCCTCCGGGTCGTACGCTTGGACTTTGGCACCCGCTTGCCATAGAGACTCCATCACGACACGGCTGGGCGCTTCACGCATGTCATCGGTATTTGGCTTGAAGGCAAGCCCCCATAGCGCAATGACTTTTCCCTCTAGCGCGCCGCCGAAGTGACGATATATTTTTTCGAATAGGGTGTTTTTTTGAAGCTGGTTACGCTCTTCGACCGCTTTGAGCACTTTGGCATCGAAATCAATGCCCTCGGCTGTCCGTATTAGCGCTTGCACGTCTTTTGGAAAGCAGGAGCCGCCATAGCCTGCGCCCGGATAAATAAAATGGTAACCAATGCGAGGATCGCTCCCGATACCTTGACGAACCATTTCAATGTCGGCATTCAAACGCTCGGCGAGATTCGCCATTTCGTTCATGAAGCTGATTTTCGTCGCCAACATGCAGTTCGCTGCGTACTTCGTCAGCTCGGCACTGCGCACGTCCATGGTGATGATTTTGTCATGATTACGGTTAAACGGCGCGTAGAGCTCACGCATGATATCGATGGTGGCAGCGTTAGTGGTGCCGATAATGATGCGGTCAGGCTTTTTGCAATCGGCTACCGCGCTACCCTCTTTCAGGAATTCGGGGTTGGAGACCACATCGAACGATAGGTTCGCTGATCGGTTGGCCAATACCTGCTCCACCACGGCAGTGACTTTATCGGCTGTGCCGACGGGTACCGTGGATTTATTGACGATGACCACTGGTGTTTCGATATGCGTCGCGATGGTTTCGGCCACCTTCAACACGTATTGCAAATCGGCACTGCCATCCTCGTCTGGGGGGGTGCCAACGGCGATGAACTGCACCTCTCCGTGCTTGACGCCTTTCTCCGCCTGGGTCGTGAAGGTCAGCCTGCCCGCTGTATAGTTCTCTTTGACGAGCGCTTCGAGCCCTGGCTCATAGATAGGAATGATGCCCTGTTCAAGACGCGCTACTTTCTCGGCATCGACATCCACGCAAACGACGTTGTGACCCACGTCCGCAAGAACGGCTCCTTGCACCAGCCCTACATAGCCTGTTCCAAACACGGTTACGTTCATACTTTCCCTATCAGCTCACCTAGTTCGTTAATGAACACAGCCGGACACGGTCTTTTCAACATCGGCTGGCAGCGATAAACGCTGGCTATCATACCGTTTATCGGCAGCGCTGTAATGCTATGCCGAACTCAGCAGCGGTGCCGTTTGATTCTGGTTCAACAGCGCAAGGCTAGCCAGATGAAAAACCTCATATCGATGTATAAAAAACGCCTCCATGTTATGCATGGAGGCGCTTGGTTCGTTCTTATCGACATCATTACCGACATCGAGAACGCATGTTTGCATTAAAAATGGTAACGGGCCCCGGTAAGCCAATACGCGTCTTTCAAGCCACCACGCTGAGCAAGCCCTGGTGTGTCGCTATCTGCCAGCTCGACAAAGACGTCGAAGGCACTGGATAGCTTGTAATAGCTACCCGCTGCCCAGGCGTTGCTGTTGCCCTGGTCGTCTCGGTTGATACGGTAGTAATCGGCCGTGAATGCCCACGGCCCCGTCACATACGTCGTGCCTAGCCCCACCGTTTCATAGCCGCCGCCATATTGGGTGTTCTGCCCCTGCCATTCGGCACCTAACCTTGCGCTTATGCTATCCGTGGCTTGGTAGCTCCCCATCACACCGTAAAGCATCTCACCGTTACCACCACCACGAACCACATCTTCAACGGCGCCCACCCCTACCCTCAGCGGGCCATGCTGATAGTGAACTCCGCCTTGGGCGGCTAGCACACACTCCCTTCACGGCGCTGCTCGGCATCGGTCAAACCCCGCTCACTGTAATGCTTGACCTGCAAAAAGGTGGTGAAGCCATTGAGTGTTGGCGTGTAATAACCGATGGCGTCGCCACGCGACTGTAAGCCTGTAGAACTGAACTCCAACCCTCGGTCCAGGTAAACATCGAACGGCGCAGAGACAAACTGGTAGTAAAGGCTATCAAAGTTACCGGCCTGCACTGTTCCATAGCGCTCGCTTTTTAGCCCAAGATAGCTTTGACGAATCTCATTAAAGCCTTGCTCGGTATTGCGCTCGTCACCCGTGAAGCGCCACTCCAAACGCCCAAAGGCGCTGACATCGTTGCTTATTCGTTGGCTCAATCGAAAACCGAGCCGGGAGTACACGTCGACGAACTCTGCGCTGTCACTGACTTTTTGGCCTGCCGAATCGACGCCTGGTCCTCCGCCAGCCACGCCCATGGCGAGACGCCCGTAGATATCGAACTGCGTGCCCTCCTCATCATAGAGCGTCGCTGCATTGACGCTTGTGCCCACTCCCCCTAGCGCCATTGCGACTGCCGTTACCACTACTGCTTTAACAGACCGTTTCATCGGTTTCCCTTGCGGTTAATTGTGACGTTTGGTGCTTTGTATTGCTCACACAAACTAAAGCAACGTTATATTGTAACAATTAAGCCCAGTAATGAGAAGTTATCTCAATATGAATCCCGAGTGAAGGAGATACCTGACCTTTCTATCGCTACAAAAAAACCGGCCCTCAAAGGGGCCGGTTCATTAACTACTACAGGGGTTACAACATCAAGCTTGGTTTGACCCAGGCTTAGAAGTGGTAACGAGCGCCTGTCAGGTAGTAAATGTCGTCGCCGTCAGCGCGCTCAACGTTAACAGGACCTTCGCTGCCACCGATGGTGACGTCGATGGACTGCTGGTCACGCTGGTTCAGCTCCAGGAACACGTCGAAGTTGCTGGAGACTTTGTAGTAAGTACCCAGGGCCCATGCAGTACGGTCGTCTGCATCAGCACCGTCTTCGCTTACGTCGTATACGTCAGCAGTGAATGCCCAAGGGCCAGTGGCGTAAGTACCACCCAGACCAACGATGTCGTAGCCGTTACCGAAACCTTCATCGCTGTGCTCACGACCTTCGTAGCCCAGACGAACAGAGAACTGATCGTTTACAGCGTAAGAACCTACTACACCACCCAGCATCTCGCCGTTACCGCCGCCACGTACGACGTCTTCAACGAAGCCCAGACCTACAGTGATCGGACCTTGCTGGTAACGAACACCACCTTGCGGTGCCACTACGTTGCCTTCTTCACGAACCGGCTCAAGCTCGCCACGCTCGCTGTAGTGTTTCAGCTGCAGGAACGCAGTGAAGCCTTGCAGGTCAGGCGTGTAGTAACCGATAGAGTCGCCGCGGGACTGTTTCGGGTGACCAACGAACTCTAGGCCACGATCGATGTAGACGTCGAACGGCAGAGATACGAACTGGTTGTAGAAGCTGTCGAAGTTACCGGCCTGGATAGTACCATACTGGTTGCTTTGCAGACCGATGTAGCTCTGACGAACTTCGTTGAAGCCAGAGTTGCCGTTACCGCTCGGGCCAGTGCGCTCGTCACCGGTGAAGCGCCACTCGACACGACCGAAAGCGGTCAGGTCGGAAGTCACTTCCTGGCTCATGCGCAGACCCAGACGAGAGTAAACGTCTACGAACTCTTCGCTGTTGTCGATTTTCTGGCCGTCAGAGTTGTACTCTGCGCCGCCACCGGCGATACCCATGGCGATACGGCCATAGACGTCCAGTTTGGTGCCGTCTTGGTCATAAACGGTAGCTGCTTGTGCTGCAGCGGAGGCGCCCAGGGCACCAACAATAGCAGTCGCTAAAAGTGTCTTTTTCATGATGTAGGTTCCTTAACTAGCTTACTGTTTCGATCGTTATTACTGGCCTTCGAAGAAGCCAGTAAGTGGCTTGCGGGCCATGCTCTTTTTCTCATCCGCCGGTTTTTCCCGGAGGTATGCGACATGTCCTCAACAAAGCCTTGTTATAGTCCAATGCTCGCAGGTCAAACTCTATACCGGGATTCCAGGGAACGCAATAGAAAAAAACAGTGTTTTTTTACGATTTGTGTTTTTTTATGGAACCCCGCCCAAGGACTCAGGTCTCAGCGCCCTTCGAATTTTTGCTGCAGGCCTTTGAGCTTCTCTTCCATGGTAAGCGGTTTTTTCTGTTCAGTTTTTTCTGGAACGGGCGTTCTCGCGGGGAGCTTTTCATCGTTTGACGATGAGTTACTCGCGGCTGGCTGCGTTTTATTCGTGCGACTTTTCGTGGGTGGTGCCGGACGTTCCGCTCGGTTTTTCGTGGGCGTTTCTTGTCGCCGCTCATTGGCATGTTTCGCGGCTTCTTTGTCTACCTTGCCTGCAGGCTGGCCATCTAAATCGACACGCTCTGCTCCTTCACGCATGGATTTGATATAACGCGGCAAATTGACGTAGTTGGCCAGCGCCCGACGGATCAATTTACTCGGCCAAGGCTCGCGCTCGGCCAAATCCTGGTGAATCCCCACTTTCAAGGGTTTGGTGTGCCCTTTGAAGAAGGCATGTGGGTAACGCTGATACCACTGCTTCAATAACGCTTGCGGCGAGGGTTGCGTGACGGCTTCTGGCGCATCTGGCGCATCTGGCGTTGCTGGCTCCCTGACCGCCGCTGGCACGTGCTCGGGTACTTCGTTCGGCACTTCTTCTCCCGCCGCGACATCGGTCTCGTGTTCAGCGGGCGATGCCGTAGGCTCCCCTGAGGCGCGAGTCGATAGCGCGGCTAGCTGCTGTTTCAACTGCTGATTCTCTTCGCGCAGCGCAATGAGTTCGGCCTTGTTTTGTTCGAGCCGTGTTTCTAACGTTTCTAGTAGATGCAGTACGCTGGCGGCCATAACCCCCTCCTTTGACCCAAATCAGTCGCTGACACGCTCGTACACGACGAAGTCATAATTTGGCTGCCCTTCTGCGGGCTGCCCGGCGACTCGCTGAACTTCTTGCCACTCTTCCGTCGAGAACGCGGGGAAGTGCGCATCGCCTTCCACCTCTATATCGACTTCCGTGATGTAGAGACGTTGGGCAAACGGTAAGGCTTGACGGTAAATCTCGCCGCCGCCCATGACCATGATTTCTTCTGCCGCTTCGATCGTCGCCTGCTGATCGGCCAGCGCTAACGCCGCCGGTAGCTCATGGCATACGCGTGTGCCTTCTGCACTAAACTGGGCATCCCGAGTCACGACGATATTGAGACGATTGGGCAGCGGCTTGCCAATGGAGGCGAAGGTTTTACGCCCCATGACCAGCGGCTTGGCCTGGGTCATGCGTTTGAAGAATTTCAAATCTTCAGGCAAGTACCAGGGTAGCTTGCCATCGACGCCAATGACGCGATTCTTGGCCATGGCGACGATCATCGCAACGGGCACCAGCGGTTCATAGGCGGTGGCTTGCTGACTCATACGGCTACCTTTGCTTTGATATGCGGATGGGACGCGTAATCTTCGATCTGAATATCATCGAAGGTGAAGTCGAATAGGTTCGTGACCTCTGGATTGAGCACGAGCCTGGGCGGTGGCATGGGTGTGCGCTCAAGCTGCTCGTTCGCCTGTTCCAAATGATTGCTGTACAGGTGCGCGTCTCCTAGCGTGTGAACGAATTCCCCCGGCTGTAAGCCCGTGACCTGGGCCACCATGCTAAGCAGCAACGCGTAACTGGCGATATTGAACGGCACGCCCAGAAAAATATCGGCACTGCGCTGGTAAAGCTGGCAGGAGAGTCGCCCGTTGGCGACGTAGAACTGAAACAGACAGTGACAAGGCGGCAGCTTCATCTCATCGACTTGACCAGGGTTCCATGCCGATACGATCAAACGACGCGACTGGGGGTTCGTGCGGATCTGTTCGAGGACATTGGCGATTTGATCTACACTGCCGCCCTTGGGGTTTGGCCAGCTACGCCACTGGTAGCCATACACAGGCCCCAGGTTGCCGTGCTCATCGGCCCATTCGTCCCAAATACGCACGCCGTTCTCTTTGAGATACCCAATGTTGGTATCCCCTTTCAGAAACCATAAAAGCTCGTGGATGATGGAGCGCAAATGTAGCTTTTTGGTCGTCAGCAGTGGAAAGCCGCGGGACAAATCAAAGCGCATTTGATGCCCAAACACCGAGCGCGTCCCCGTACCGGTGCGGTCGCCGCGATCAACGCCCTGCTCCAGCACGGTGCGCATCAGGTCTAGGTAAGGCTGTTCCAACGCGGGCAACGTTGATGTCATGGTAGGCGTGGGCGTTGTGACAGTCACAGAAGTTCCAAATTAACAGCGGATGTGGGGTTGTATTCTAGGCCGTCGAGTTATGCAGCGTCTATGGTATCGCTGCTTCACCCCCCACCAAAGCGCTCAATCGCCTTGTCTACCTCGCTTTGATCCACCAGCGGCGCCACCTTCGGCACCCCTAACGGGGTGCTTCGCGGGTGCGCTCCGCTTACCACGAGCTACGAGTGCATTGGCATTCGTAGCGTGCATGGGGTATTTCAAGCTTTGGCATCGATGGGCTGGCGGCGTGACCAAGCGATCAATATGAGGCCGAGAGCAATCATGGGTAAGGTTAACAGCATGCCCATGGTGACCCAGTCGAAGGCGATGAAGCCGATGTGGGCATCGGGCATGCGTACGAACTCGACCATGAAGCGGAAGACGCCATAACCCAACAGGAAAAGACCTGAGACAAACCCACGTGCGCGGGGTTGGGCAGACACCCACCAGAGGATCGCAAATAGCACGACGCCTTCTAATAGCGCCTCGTAGAGCGCCGATGGGTGGCGGGGTTCAGGCCCCATTCCGGGAAAGGGCATGCCCCAAGGGAGCGAGGTCACGCGGCCGGGCAACTCATGGTTGATAAAGTTACCAATGCGCCCTGCGCCAAGGCCAATGGGTACGAGCGGTGCAATGAAGTCGGTCAACGTGAAGAAAGCGAGCTGCTTGCGGCGGGCAAATAGCCAAGCGGCCAGCAGCACGCCTATCAAGCCGCCGTGGAAGCTCATGCCGCCATCCCAAACGCGGAAGATCCATAGCGGGTCAGCCAGCCACTGCTCTAGTCCGTAGAACAGCGCGTACCCGAAGCGGCCACCGGCGACCACCCCAATGGCGCAGTAGAAGAGCAAATCGCCGATGTCGTCTTTGTTCATTCCTAGACGCGGGGCACGTTTGCAGCCTAGCCACCACGCCGCCACGAAGCCGACCACGTACATGAGGCCGTACCAATGTACCTGCAACGGGCCGAGGGAAATCGCGACAGGATCTATCGTTGGGTAGTTGATCATTCACTTTCTCTATTCGAATAAAAGAAATGCCGCCACTTTCCACAGCGGGTTACGCCAGTATGAAACGTAGCCCCACCACGGCGAGCAGCGCAGCGAAACAGTAACGTAGGACATGGGCGGGTAACACGTGAGCCAAGCGCACACCAAGACGGGCAAACAGCACGCTGGTCGCAACGATGCCTATGAACGCAGGCCACATGACGAAGCCTGTCGCCCAAGGGGGTAGCAGCGAATTGCCCCAGCCGACCACGATGAACGTGATCGCCCCTACTGCCGCTATTGGTAAGCCGCAGGCGGCAGAGGTTCCCACCGCCTGCGTCATGGTGGCACCGCAGCGCGATAACCAAGGCACGGTCATCGCCCCGCCCCCGATACCAAATAGCGCGGAAATGGCCCCGACCACGCCTCCAGCGAGGGTCATGGCAAATTTGCTGGGGGCCAGCGTGCCCGGTTTGGGGGTCAGCCCCATGATCATTTTAGTGGCCAGCAAGAGCACGAAGACGCCAAACAAGGTGCCTAATACGGTGCCGGATAAATTACCGGCAATGAAGACCCCACCAATGGCGCCCAGCATCAAGCCCGGTAATAACGCCATGAACCAGGCACGATGCACACTCCCCTTGCGAAAGTGGCCCAACGCTGAAGAGGCGCCCGTCACGACGATCGTGGCGAGCGAGGTGCCCACCGCAAGGTGCATGGTGATCTCGGGGGAAATGCCCTGCAGCCCGAAGGCAAAGACCAGAACGGGGACGATGATGATGCCACCGCCCACACCAAACAAACCGGCCATGGTGCCTGCAGCGGCACCGAGCAATAGATAACTGGCCAAAATGGCTGCGAAGGTCATTCGTTGGGCTTCTCCAAGGCGTTAGGCAACCATTTTTTGATCATGCCGTGTAGGGTATCGGGCTGGTAGGGTTTCGCGAGGATATCGTCCAGCCCGGCGGCGCTGCAGGCGTCTTGTCCGGCGTTATCGGCATTGGCGGTCAGGGCGATCATGACACTTCGTTTGGTCGCGTGCTGATGCTCATACCGGCGCCAGCGGCGGGTGGTTTCCAGCCCGTCGAGTGTCGGCATGAAAATATCCATGAATACCAGGTCGTAGAACGCAGACTGCTGACGCTCGAGCGCCTGTTCGCCGCTACTCACGCCTTCAACGTGTAGCCCTTGCAATTCGAGCATTTGCCGCGCGAGCATGAGGTTCACAGGGCCATCATCGACGACCAGCACACGCGGGCTTTGCTCGCTGGATAGAGGAAGATCGTAGGTATCGGCTTCGTTCACACTCTGCTGAACGAAGTTGGCCAACAGCGAACGAATATCGGCCAAGCGCTCGCGCACGTGGGTGACGTTTTGCCGACAGGCTTCTGAGGATTCTTCGGTCAGCATGGTGCCAAGATGATCGAACAGGGTGTCGGCTTCCCGCTGCATGAGCGTTAGGTAACCCGATTTCAAACGCGACTCTTCTCTGGCACGCTCTCTTCCTGCCATGAGGTGCTTGAGCTGCTTTTGCTGGTGGTGTAGGTCATCCAGCAGCGCTTGGTCGGACTTGGACTGTTCGGTCTCTGCGGTAGCGACATGGCCACTTTTCTGTAACGCGCTCACCAAGCTTGCCAGCTGATCGTTGGCGCGGGTGAGCCGCTTGAGCGGGCGCTCTTGACTCTCTTCGTCCAGCAGCAACGTCGCATGGGGCATGATGCCTTGCTGCAGCGTATCGATGCGCCGTTCCAGCTCATTGAGGCCTTGGATGAACAAGGCATCTTTGAACTTGGCCCGTGCTTTGATCAACATCAAAAACGCGCCAACGTTCAGGCAGCTTCCCAGCAGCAGGGTCAGCGTGAGCCAGAGCGTGGTGGACCACGAAGCCTGGCCAGGTGACATTAACCAAATCACGGCACCTACCAACACACAGAGCAGCACTAAGGCGGCCTGTACGAGGAGCAGTGGCCATAACACCGGCCAGATAACGGCATTCCAGAAGTGCTCTCGCTGATAGCGTTGCATCATTCTCGACTTCCTGGTTGGCAAAGGGCAGCATGCCTTGTAAAGAGCGATGGCGTGAATCCTTACGTTTTATGCCGCACGTTTCTGTGCTAAGTGTACGTCGACACCGCACACCTGTCATGCCACGCCGGTACACCACTCACACAAAGCGGCACGCCTGCTGCCGTTCCAGGGATTCGT includes:
- a CDS encoding porin, coding for MKKTLLATAIVGALGASAAAQAATVYDQDGTKLDVYGRIAMGIAGGGAEYNSDGQKIDNSEEFVDVYSRLGLRMSQEVTSDLTAFGRVEWRFTGDERTGPSGNGNSGFNEVRQSYIGLQSNQYGTIQAGNFDSFYNQFVSLPFDVYIDRGLEFVGHPKQSRGDSIGYYTPDLQGFTAFLQLKHYSERGELEPVREEGNVVAPQGGVRYQQGPITVGLGFVEDVVRGGGNGEMLGGVVGSYAVNDQFSVRLGYEGREHSDEGFGNGYDIVGLGGTYATGPWAFTADVYDVSEDGADADDRTAWALGTYYKVSSNFDVFLELNQRDQQSIDVTIGGSEGPVNVERADGDDIYYLTGARYHF
- a CDS encoding ProQ/FINO family protein, with translation MAASVLHLLETLETRLEQNKAELIALREENQQLKQQLAALSTRASGEPTASPAEHETDVAAGEEVPNEVPEHVPAAVREPATPDAPDAPEAVTQPSPQALLKQWYQRYPHAFFKGHTKPLKVGIHQDLAEREPWPSKLIRRALANYVNLPRYIKSMREGAERVDLDGQPAGKVDKEAAKHANERRQETPTKNRAERPAPPTKSRTNKTQPAASNSSSNDEKLPARTPVPEKTEQKKPLTMEEKLKGLQQKFEGR
- a CDS encoding thymidylate synthase, whose protein sequence is MTSTLPALEQPYLDLMRTVLEQGVDRGDRTGTGTRSVFGHQMRFDLSRGFPLLTTKKLHLRSIIHELLWFLKGDTNIGYLKENGVRIWDEWADEHGNLGPVYGYQWRSWPNPKGGSVDQIANVLEQIRTNPQSRRLIVSAWNPGQVDEMKLPPCHCLFQFYVANGRLSCQLYQRSADIFLGVPFNIASYALLLSMVAQVTGLQPGEFVHTLGDAHLYSNHLEQANEQLERTPMPPPRLVLNPEVTNLFDFTFDDIQIEDYASHPHIKAKVAV
- a CDS encoding porin, which codes for MKRSVKAVVVTAVAMALGGVGTSVNAATLYDEEGTQFDIYGRLAMGVAGGGPGVDSAGQKVSDSAEFVDVYSRLGFRLSQRISNDVSAFGRLEWRFTGDERNTEQGFNEIRQSYLGLKSERYGTVQAGNFDSLYYQFVSAPFDVYLDRGLEFSSTGLQSRGDAIGYYTPTLNGFTTFLQVKHYSERGLTDAEQRREGSVC
- a CDS encoding sulfite exporter TauE/SafE family protein, translated to MTFAAILASYLLLGAAAGTMAGLFGVGGGIIIVPVLVFAFGLQGISPEITMHLAVGTSLATIVVTGASSALGHFRKGSVHRAWFMALLPGLMLGAIGGVFIAGNLSGTVLGTLFGVFVLLLATKMIMGLTPKPGTLAPSKFAMTLAGGVVGAISALFGIGGGAMTVPWLSRCGATMTQAVGTSAACGLPIAAVGAITFIVVGWGNSLLPPWATGFVMWPAFIGIVATSVLFARLGVRLAHVLPAHVLRYCFAALLAVVGLRFILA
- a CDS encoding response regulator — translated: MMQRYQREHFWNAVIWPVLWPLLLVQAALVLLCVLVGAVIWLMSPGQASWSTTLWLTLTLLLGSCLNVGAFLMLIKARAKFKDALFIQGLNELERRIDTLQQGIMPHATLLLDEESQERPLKRLTRANDQLASLVSALQKSGHVATAETEQSKSDQALLDDLHHQQKQLKHLMAGRERAREESRLKSGYLTLMQREADTLFDHLGTMLTEESSEACRQNVTHVRERLADIRSLLANFVQQSVNEADTYDLPLSSEQSPRVLVVDDGPVNLMLARQMLELQGLHVEGVSSGEQALERQQSAFYDLVFMDIFMPTLDGLETTRRWRRYEHQHATKRSVMIALTANADNAGQDACSAAGLDDILAKPYQPDTLHGMIKKWLPNALEKPNE
- a CDS encoding dihydrofolate reductase, with product MSQQATAYEPLVPVAMIVAMAKNRVIGVDGKLPWYLPEDLKFFKRMTQAKPLVMGRKTFASIGKPLPNRLNIVVTRDAQFSAEGTRVCHELPAALALADQQATIEAAEEIMVMGGGEIYRQALPFAQRLYITEVDIEVEGDAHFPAFSTEEWQEVQRVAGQPAEGQPNYDFVVYERVSD
- a CDS encoding O-antigen ligase family protein, yielding MDMKLKRCVDLLLLCFLMVWPVVDTLNGYLYYQDMAWPSISAPYKTLGFVALLGVLMIYHVKQFLYALICAALMALCVFYQSVSYGQAVESITWAVRGLLTLVLLFYLMGEAKQATSFWSLKKLAGLMFLYFFVMSVNVTLGVLGVGESQYAGGIGGKGFIIAGNEMSYLMLASASIVLFRLAETRGAACLAFVFSVFLLFFLMKATKVAMLGICLVFVFALIHNGYFKVSRLPTVYLIALVGGAAVVVFGYPFIQSTGLWDRMLFLYTLHGGFWGALLSGRLSFLGEAIELIVVPFGFWDVLFGVGVDHLLAVRGSLVEIDVVDVFITFGVMGGVLFYLPWLLGAVWSVQLLKQQPRYGISFGLLIITIIGVSLTAGHVVNSGIASSATALLIGYLYRLKTRLPTFKEEA
- a CDS encoding UDP-glucose dehydrogenase family protein, giving the protein MNVTVFGTGYVGLVQGAVLADVGHNVVCVDVDAEKVARLEQGIIPIYEPGLEALVKENYTAGRLTFTTQAEKGVKHGEVQFIAVGTPPDEDGSADLQYVLKVAETIATHIETPVVIVNKSTVPVGTADKVTAVVEQVLANRSANLSFDVVSNPEFLKEGSAVADCKKPDRIIIGTTNAATIDIMRELYAPFNRNHDKIITMDVRSAELTKYAANCMLATKISFMNEMANLAERLNADIEMVRQGIGSDPRIGYHFIYPGAGYGGSCFPKDVQALIRTAEGIDFDAKVLKAVEERNQLQKNTLFEKIYRHFGGALEGKVIALWGLAFKPNTDDMREAPSRVVMESLWQAGAKVQAYDPEAMEEAQRIYGHRDDLTLCGTKEGALKGADALVIVTDWQSFKAPDFNLIKATLSQPVIVDGRNLFDPKRMVKKGITYYGVGR
- a CDS encoding lipopolysaccharide biosynthesis protein — its product is METRKSQKQIPEDMTLVSFVTLLLKQWKVMLACVTCVMLLTLAALWLKPVKYGFATMYAVASYETLEGEREGLETPEEVIAKLENVFIEQQRRQLLEDESVEGIPFDIDVTNPRNTLLLRIMSESQAVHQPMIERFHEGIVTSIQQDQEQLVERLTAGLNAQQEAYSQALEAAQASNSDNARELEASFFEKMLQLERRIESINPGDATQLAVQSLEPVGIGSSFILAFGVLVALLLAPLAAVFSVFVKQVAAAYRRAQ
- the lgt gene encoding prolipoprotein diacylglyceryl transferase translates to MINYPTIDPVAISLGPLQVHWYGLMYVVGFVAAWWLGCKRAPRLGMNKDDIGDLLFYCAIGVVAGGRFGYALFYGLEQWLADPLWIFRVWDGGMSFHGGLIGVLLAAWLFARRKQLAFFTLTDFIAPLVPIGLGAGRIGNFINHELPGRVTSLPWGMPFPGMGPEPRHPSALYEALLEGVVLFAILWWVSAQPRARGFVSGLFLLGYGVFRFMVEFVRMPDAHIGFIAFDWVTMGMLLTLPMIALGLILIAWSRRQPIDAKA
- a CDS encoding porin gives rise to the protein MLAAQGGVHYQHGPLRVGVGAVEDVVRGGGNGEMLYGVMGSYQATDSISARLGAEWQGQNTQYGGGYETVGLGTTYVTGPWAFTADYYRINRDDQGNSNAWAAGSYYKLSSAFDVFVELADSDTPGLAQRGGLKDAYWLTGARYHF